The following coding sequences are from one Dreissena polymorpha isolate Duluth1 chromosome 8, UMN_Dpol_1.0, whole genome shotgun sequence window:
- the LOC127842010 gene encoding uncharacterized protein LOC127842010: MSTNMSPRHSTVDAHILGSHSLHKGPLTPPVPGAETLSEYLWSATEHYRTQALTSGFVQGMVKKSLDPEGFGYYMIQDCIFTFKAKTSFDLAAQRADDVSVKQLLIKKAEDFTAYYQSLFAKWHIKDPSGIELGPECTEYVNHEQDVATHKKSIYFIVAIIPCAKLWPWIGEKIKAKVADFGVYTRWVKENFNPDSSAVEYEKLINAAFDLGIITKEEALNVYEKSMKGEAEFFSSIKVD, from the exons ATGTCAACCAACATGAGTCCCCGCCATTCTACAGTCGATGCTCATATTCTGGGGTCGCACAGTCTACATAAAGGCCCGTTAACGCCGCCCGTGCCTGGAGCCGAGACGCTCTCAGAGTATTTGTGGTCAGCGACAGAGCATTATCGCACCCAGGCACTCACTTCCGGCTTCGTACAGGGAATGGTGAAAAAGTCCTTAGATCCGGAGGGATTCG GCTACTACATGATCCAGGACTGCATATTTACCTTCAAGGCAAAAACCAGCTTCGATCTGGCAGCCCAAAGGGCTGACGATGTCAGTGTTAAGCAGTTACTTATCAAGAAAGCGGAGGATTTTACAGC ATACTATCAGAGTCTGTTCGCCAAGTGGCACATCAAAGACCCTTCTGGAATAGAATTGGGTCCAGAATGCACGGAGTACGTGAATCACGAGCAAGACGTGGCGACCCATAAGAAGTCCATCTATTTCATAGTTGCTATTATACCATGTGCGAAGCTGTGGCCGTGGATTGGAGAGAAAATCAAAGCAAAAGTG gCCGATTTTGGAGTGTACACTAGGTGGGTAAAGGAAAACTTCAATCCCGATTCAAGCGCTGTAGAATACGAGAAGCTCATTAATGCCGCCTTTGACCTCGGCATCATTACAAAGGAAGAGGCTCTAAACGTCTACGAAAAAAGTATGAAGGGGGAAGCCGAGTTCTTCAGCTCAATCAAGGTCGATTAA